One segment of Papaver somniferum cultivar HN1 unplaced genomic scaffold, ASM357369v1 unplaced-scaffold_81, whole genome shotgun sequence DNA contains the following:
- the LOC113345515 gene encoding non-specific lipid-transfer protein 4-like translates to MAAAMFKLACVLLACMVVVAPYASEGAISCGTVTTQMAPCLGYLTGSDLQPSCCAGVESLLAAATTTEDRQAACNCLKSASSSIPGINYDNAASLPSKCGVNIPYEISPSTDCTQVQ, encoded by the exons ATGGCAGCAGCAATGTTTAAGTTGGCGTGTGTGCTTCTTGCTTGCATGGTTGTGGTTGCACCTTATGCATCTGAAGGTGCAATCTCATGTGGTACGGTGACTACACAGATGGCACCATGCCTTGGTTACCTGACAGGGTCTGATCTTCAACCTAGCTGTTGTGCAGGAGTTGAGTCTCTCCTTGCAGCTGCTACGACCACTGAAGACCGTCAAGCTGCTTGTAATTGTTTGAAGAGCGCCTCCTCTAGTATTCCCGGGATCAACTATGATAATGCTGCGTCACTCCCGAGTAAATGTGGTGTTAACATCCCTTACGAGATCAGCCCCTCCACTGACTGCACCCA GGTTCAGtaa